TAGCACTCACATACGGTGCGCACATATTCAGGCCCACGAGCACGCCCTTCAATCTTGAAGACCCTCACTCCGGCATCCATCATTTTGTTCATGAAATGAATTGTCTTCAGGTCTTTGGGGGACATGATGTACTGATTCTCGACATCCATCTCGACATCTGTCTCTTTATCCTTGACTGTAAAACCTCGACGACAGATCTGGTTGCAAGCCCCTCTGTTGGCCGAAGAGTTCATCTCATGGAGACTGATATAGCACTTACCGCTGACAGCCATACAAAGAGCTCCGTGCGAGAACATCTCGATACGTACAAGTTCGCCATGAGGCCCCCTGATCTGTTCGGTCTGTATTGCACGGTAAATGTGTTCGACTTGATCAAGATTGAGCTCACGTGCCAACACCACAACATCAGCAAAGCGAGCGTAAAACTTCAGTGCCTCCACATTAGTGATGTTCAGTTGTGTGGAGAGATGCACCTCCACGCCTCTGTCATAAGCATAAGACATCGCAGCGATGTCCGAAGCTATAATTGCCGATACACCGGCCTCCTTGGCAGAGTCCACGATCTGATGAAGCAGAGACATATCTGAGTCGTAGATAATTGTATTTACCGTAAGATATGTCTTGATCCCCTTAGGCTCGCAGATTTCGACGATCTTCTTCAAATCCTCAGTGGTGAAGCTCTTAGAGGATCTTGCCCTCATGTTGAGCCCTTGGATACCGAAGTAGACCGAGTCTGCCCCTCCTTGTATCGCGGCATATAGTGCATCATAGCTCCCTACAGGTGCCATGATCTCGAATTCATTTCTATTATAACCCTTCATATTTTTAGTACATTCTTACCTTGTAACATAGATATTTAAGAGTACAAAGATAAGAATTAAAGGGGACATCCTGAAGAGATAATCTAACGTTCGACGAAACCTCATACTACGAGTCAACCCGCTCCCGCAAAAGTTCAAACAGAGGATAAAAGATCAAGCGATCAATCTATTCCGGCAGGCAACAGAAAAGATTCTGTCAGACTCCAGAATACATTCTGTCATACGACATAAAGCATTCCGAAGCCCGACAGAACGTAATGAAAGAGAAGACTCTCTCCCCGTATGAGCAGGGAGCCGATCGGTAGTATTCTGAACCTCCGCCCCTCTTATCACCGGGGAGTGACAGGAAGCAGTACCGATACCATTGTTGCCGAAACAGTCTCTTGACCATTAGCCCAAACAGAAAGAGCCATACTGACCTTTCGGTCCGTGACCTCAAGCACTTTGCCCCTCAATTCCAGCTCCACGCCTATCGGTGTCGGGAGTCTATAGTTCACATTGAGATTAGCCGTCACATAACGTAAAGCCGGAAGCGTACCCATCTCTCGCCCCACATGCTTATAACCGGCAGCAGCTGCTGTACCATTACCATGACAGTCGAGGATGGCAGCGATCAATCCCCCATAGACATTACCGGGAAATCCACCTGTATGATGCTCTTCGGGGCGAAAGTATGCAATCGTCTCTCCGGCATCCTCATCACACCAATAACTCTTGACATGAAGCCCATGCTCATTCCCCCACCCACAACCGAAACAATGACTGAACTCGGAAGGGTAATACTCTTGAAATGCTTTTTTGTCCATCTTCATTCGTATAAAAAAAGGATGCCCATGTCCTCTCTAAGACAGGGCATCCTCTTATTTAAATCATAGGATTATTGATCCACAATTACATTTGTTCGGGTTTTCCTTCAAGTTGGAACTTACCGCTGCCCAATCCCTTGAAAGTATAAAGCCACTTTGTATTCACGCTCTTTTCACGGATCTCAACTCTGACCTTGTACATCTGATCGATACCATTGACCTGAGCTGGATTTGCAGAATATCTACGTGCAAGCACCATCTGTAGCCCCTCGATAATACGCTGAAGTCTTATCTTTTTCAACTCTTCGGGCGTCTTACCATCTTCTTCGGGTCGCTCTCCGACAGTCTTACCACCATCGATATTGAAGTTTTTGTAGTATCCACTGCCGCCGAACCAATACTCTTCGTTATCCTTATACCTCTCACTGATGTATCCGGGGTGATTCTGCTTGACCCAAGCATGAAGATAAGCAAAGTCTTCAGAGGTTAGTTCGAAATCAATCGTAGGATCAAAGATCCAAACCTTACCGGTGTGAATAAACTGTGAAGTCTTTGCTTGAACAAGAGGTGCCGGAGCCCAAACCTTGTTTTTCTTCTCATACTTCACAGCATCGACAGAAGTTGTCTTCTTAGCACTATTGTAGAAGGCATAAATCATGATGTGCGAATCTCCCTCTTTTGCGTAGGGATACTTCTGTGCAAGAAGCGTAGGGATATAATCTTCAGGCTTTGTAGATGGTGAAAAGTTGGCAAATCGCTCCAGTCCCATCTGTTTGAACTCATCCCATGAAATGACATAGTACTCTTTTCCGGCCAATTGACCATTGACTGCAAATAGGATCTTATTTTCTTTGTCTATGGTCAGTTTGATCAAAATTGAGGTGGCAGATCCGGCCTTCGCCTTAGCAGCATTGATGAGCGCAGTGATCTGCTCTTTGGTCAAATCTGTCAGAGAGTTAATCCCCAAAGCATTTATATCCTTTTTGTTAAGAGCGACAAAAGCCCTTTCTCCCAACGCCGAGATCTTACCATCTATAGGTAACACTTCATTGTAAGTGACATTAACAGAAGACCCCTTACCCCACTCAGGATACTTAACTTTTAGAAGATGAGGCACCATTTCTTGAGCTGTCACATTCTGATCAAAGGCTTGCATGGCCTTGAATGCTGCCGCATGTGGATTGGCCTTATCCAAAAGACCTGCAATCGTATTGTAGTCTGTAGCCGTTAATTCATATGAAGCAGTCTTCTTGATAGAAGTCTCCTTGCTGTCTATATCCTCATAAATACCTTTCATTGGATCACATGAAGTGAATACAAATGAGGCTGCAAGGATGGCTAAAGTAATATATTTCTTCATTTCTATTTACTTTATAATGATGATACTTGTGTTAGAAGTTGATACGAAGACCTGTAGCCCAAGTACGACCGAAGCCGTAGTAAACCAAAGCAGTGTTTTGGTCGTGGCGAACACCGTCTCTTGCATCTGCAATGTACTCGGTATCGAAGAGGTTGTCAACATTCATGTACAATGTCGCTCCGAGCGAACCAACCTTGAACTTATATGAAGCCCCAAGGTCTACAAGCATATAGTTAGGAAGTTGCCATGCATCGACCTTGTCAGATTCCTTTGTTCTGTTGACAGGGTCAAAGTCTGCATAGTTCTTACCGAAGTAGTTTGTATTGAGGTTAAGTTTAAAGCCCTCAAATACTTCCCAGTTGGCCCCCAAAGAAGCGGTAAACTGAGCAGAGTTACCGACATGTACCCCCTTGATGAAAGCCTTGATGTCAGCAATCTTTGTCTGTGAGCTGTCAAAGATAGACGCATCTACGTCATCAGACCAGATCCAGTCTCCGAGCGAGAGCATACCACGAAGTTCGAGTGTCTTAAAAGGATTATAAGTTGCTTCAAGTTCAATACCCATATGGCGAGCGTTGAGACCCGTAATGTTGGCGACTTCGTTATTACTCAATGTCCTTGTGATCCCTTTGTCGAGCCACTTTGTGTAGTAAGCATTGAAGTCAATCTTAAGGTTTTCGTTACGGAAGCCATATCCAATCTCTCCGGTAAGTACTTTTTCATACTTAGCTCCGGTGTTGATTTCCGAATTGTACTTGAAGAATACAGATCTGAAGTAAGGAGCACGTGTGAAGTACCCGGCATTCACGAACAAATTATTATTCTCATTGACCTTATAGCTAAGCCCAGACTTGATACTCCAAGGGAGATATGAAGCCCACTTTGAGTTGATGGACTCACCCTTTTCTCTTAGAGCCTCAGGTTCTGCAGTACCGCCAAGATTGCGATATCTGTACCCTTGATGAGAAAGTGTTGCAGAAACAAACCCATTGAAGCGTTCGCCAGTAAACTCGGTCTGTGCGAAGAGGCCATTCCAAAGGACTTCACCGATATTGTCATACTCCACATGATCGCCCACCTTCAATGCTTGATAAGGGGCATGATACATAAGTTTCTTACTTGGATCTTGAGGCTCGATGTAGTAGTCTGCTCCAAGAAGGTCAGAGATGACATTACGGTGAATACCTTGATAGAAACGTGCATCATAACCGGCAGTCAACTTGACACGATCGCTCAGTTTATTGTTGTAAGTAGAGAGGACACCGTACCAGTTGTGTGAGTTGATCGCATTTGCAAAGATGACCTTAGCACCTGTGTTTGAGGCACGGTTATCTGCGATGATCGAAGCATAGTCGATAAGACCATCATTAGTAAGTCTTGTCTCCGCTGTAGGAAGGTTGGTATTTCTGTCGAAGTACATCCAGTTTCTTTTCTCACCGACAATACGACGACCACCACCTCTCGCTACAGAAGCATATACCGATGTATAAAGCTGGCTCTTCTCGTTGATATCCCAGTAGTGATTGAGAGACATCTGTGGCTTGTGGTAGAAGTTGTAAGCAAGAGTTGTTTCTTTGCCATTGATATAACCATAGCCGATGTTGCGACGACCTCTGTTAGGATCGTTCTTTATATCCTCGATACGAGACATAAGGCCTCTTTGGTTGTGCCACTGAGGAGCACCGAACGCAGTGAATGACAGACGATGAGCATCGTTTAGCACCTTCGAAACGTTGATAAAGTATGACCAGCCGAGGAAAGAAGTAGCGTTGACATAACCATTACCACCATTGCGAGCACCTGCGACAGTAAGAGCCCAACCGTTGTCCATAAGACCGGTAGAGACATTAAAGGTAAACTTATTGTAACCGTCATTACCGATACCGGAGTAGAATGAGCCCCCTTTCTTTGCATCTGTACTCTTCGTTACCATATTGATGGTACCACCGACAGAAGAAAGGCCAAGCTTGGAAGCCCCCAAACCTCTCTGTACCTGAATGAAGCTGGAGACATCAGAAAGACCGGCCCAGTTTGACCAGTAGACCTTCCCACTCTCCATGTCATTGATGGGGATACCGTTGATGAGGACACCGATATTATTGGAGTCAAAACCACGAAGATTGATACGTGAGTCTCCAAATCCACCGCCCCCCTTGGTAACATAGACAGATGGTGTAGACTTCAATAGCTCGGGAAACTCAATGTTTGGAGCTGCAGTCTCAATCTTATCTATACTGACGTTTGAGAGAGGGACAGGAGTGATACGGTCTTTAGGCACGACCGAAGCAATGACACTTACTTCTTGCAGACCTACAGCCGATGGTGAAAGATAAATAATTCCGAGATCTTGTTCAGCAGCCTTACCGACTTTGATTGTCTTTGTATCGAAGCCGACAGCACGGATCGTTAGAGTAGCATCTTTAGCAACCTTTAGGGTAAACTTACCGTCCACATTAGTAGTCGTTCCGGTCTTTCCGGACATGACAGTAATACCCATCAAAGGGTCATTGCTACCTTTTTCAAGCAGCGTCCCCTTTACTGTTACCTGAGCCATCAATGTCGCACTCGACATGAGTACCAACATTGTAGTCAAGATAGACATCCAGACTTTTCTGTTCATAGTTGAGTGAAGTAGATTAATAGTTTAGAAATATAGTTTTAATTCAATATAATAGTTTGAAAATTAGTACAAAGATAGTGAGTAATTAGGAATTAATAAAACTCACCAATAATCTAACGTAACAATGAGAGATGCTGTAGAATAAGGTTGAAAAAAGGCATTAAGCATTCAAAGAAATCCCCTTCCTGGACTCCCTCAGCTTGCGTTGAGTGAACCTCTGCACTTGTGTGTTGGTGATTTTTGAACTCAAGAAGTCTGATATTGCCTGCGCATGATGAGGGTATAGAGAGACTATCGTCCATGCTATGCCCATAGAGACGTAGTAGTCTTCATCATCTTGCATGGACTCCAAATGCTCCAAAGCAAATGATAAAGGAAGATAACCTCCGGGGATCAGCCTGATCAAAGGGACTATTGTCAACCTGCGAGCAAAAGGGTCAGGGTTGTCCTTGTGCAGCGAGACATACTCCCGAAAGATCTCTGCTCCCACCTCATGCTTTTTGCATACAGTCTCGATCACCCCCAAGAAGAAGTCACTTGCACCCCAACCATCCACGCAATCGAAAAGGCGATCATAGAGCTCTCGTATCTCTTCTTCATTTGAGACCTTTTCGGCAGCCACACCGGCAAAAAGGAGCTTGTACTCAAACCTCTTCAATGCCAATGGGTAAATCTCCGCAACCGCCTCCCGGAAAGACATGATTTTACTCAACGGCTTTATTGCACTACGCACAAGAGGGATCCTGATACCCATAACGGTATCAGGATCCCTGCTTATTTTGAGACGTCTGTCAAACAAAGCTTTCTTCTCCTCTGCACTTGCATTGAGGTCCGAAAGGATTTGTCGGACTCGTGGGTCTGTCATGTTTATTGAGGCAGATTAGCTTAGCCCTTCGATATTTCCGTTTACGATGTCGATGTGCTCTGCGCTTGGCACCTTTGGCAAGCCCGGCATACGCATGATGTCACCCATGATGACGATGATCATCTCAGCACCGGTATTGACCACGATGTCGTGCACCTTGAGGATAAAGCCGGATGGAGCACCCACCTTCTTGGGATCGCTTGTGAATGAGTACTGAGTCTTCGCGATACAGACAGGATACTTGTCGTAGCCGAGCTCCTCAAGCTGCTTGAGTTTCTTCATTGCAGAAGATTCAAACTCCACTGCTGATGCGCCATAGATTTCTCTCGTGATGGAGGTCACCTTGCTCTTGATATTTTCCTTTGTCTCATAGAGGTATGCAAGAGGGCAAGAAGGCTTATTCTTGATGGTATCCACGACAATATTTGCAAGATCGACAGCTCCCTCACCACCTTCGGCAAATGCGTTGTTGATCGCAAATGGGAGATCCATATCCTCGCAGTGCTGGCGGATGGTATCGATCTCTTCGTCCGTGTCGGTAGGGAATCTGTTGATACAGATCACCACAGACTGCCCGAACTTACGCAGGTTGGACACGTGCTTGTCCATGTTGCTGAATCCTCTGCGGATAGCTGATGGATCAGGTTCTTTGAGCTCTGTCTGATCTTTACCACCGTGCATCTTGAGTGCCTGAGCCGTAGCCACGAGGACTGTCAACGCCGGCTGAAGCCCTGCCTGACGACACTTGATATCGAAGAACTTCTCTCCACCCAAGTCAGCACCGAAACCGGCTTCTGTCACGGTGTACTCACCAAACTTCATGGCCATCTTTGTCGCAATGACAGAGTTACAGCCGTGAGCGATATTTGCGAAAGGTCCACCATGGATGAAAGCAGGTGTACCCTCTGTTGTCTGTACGAGGTTAGGATCGATGGCATCCATAAGGAGGACGGTGATCGCACCACCGACACCGAGATCTTTGACCGTGAATGGTGTACCGTCTTTCTTGTATCCGAGCAGGATATTATCGATACGTCTACGGAGATCGTCCATGTCTGTCGCAAGACAGAGGATAGCCATAATCTCAGAAGCAGGTGTGATATCAAAACCGGCTTCGGTAGGAATACCATTGCTGATACCTCCGAGACCTGTCAGGATGTTACGAAGGCTACGGTCATTGACATC
This is a stretch of genomic DNA from Porphyromonas cangingivalis. It encodes these proteins:
- a CDS encoding formate--tetrahydrofolate ligase, whose protein sequence is MKSDIQIARETQLKDIREVAESINIPADAVKLYGNHMAKIDVNLLKEKGKEGKLILVSAITPTKAGIGKTTVSIGLALGLNKIGKKAIVALREPSLGPCFGMKGGAAGGGYAQVLPMEKINLHFTGDFHAITSANNMIAALLDNYAYQNRNNENGLSRIVWKRVLDVNDRSLRNILTGLGGISNGIPTEAGFDITPASEIMAILCLATDMDDLRRRIDNILLGYKKDGTPFTVKDLGVGGAITVLLMDAIDPNLVQTTEGTPAFIHGGPFANIAHGCNSVIATKMAMKFGEYTVTEAGFGADLGGEKFFDIKCRQAGLQPALTVLVATAQALKMHGGKDQTELKEPDPSAIRRGFSNMDKHVSNLRKFGQSVVICINRFPTDTDEEIDTIRQHCEDMDLPFAINNAFAEGGEGAVDLANIVVDTIKNKPSCPLAYLYETKENIKSKVTSITREIYGASAVEFESSAMKKLKQLEELGYDKYPVCIAKTQYSFTSDPKKVGAPSGFILKVHDIVVNTGAEMIIVIMGDIMRMPGLPKVPSAEHIDIVNGNIEGLS
- a CDS encoding TonB-dependent receptor, producing MNRKVWMSILTTMLVLMSSATLMAQVTVKGTLLEKGSNDPLMGITVMSGKTGTTTNVDGKFTLKVAKDATLTIRAVGFDTKTIKVGKAAEQDLGIIYLSPSAVGLQEVSVIASVVPKDRITPVPLSNVSIDKIETAAPNIEFPELLKSTPSVYVTKGGGGFGDSRINLRGFDSNNIGVLINGIPINDMESGKVYWSNWAGLSDVSSFIQVQRGLGASKLGLSSVGGTINMVTKSTDAKKGGSFYSGIGNDGYNKFTFNVSTGLMDNGWALTVAGARNGGNGYVNATSFLGWSYFINVSKVLNDAHRLSFTAFGAPQWHNQRGLMSRIEDIKNDPNRGRRNIGYGYINGKETTLAYNFYHKPQMSLNHYWDINEKSQLYTSVYASVARGGGRRIVGEKRNWMYFDRNTNLPTAETRLTNDGLIDYASIIADNRASNTGAKVIFANAINSHNWYGVLSTYNNKLSDRVKLTAGYDARFYQGIHRNVISDLLGADYYIEPQDPSKKLMYHAPYQALKVGDHVEYDNIGEVLWNGLFAQTEFTGERFNGFVSATLSHQGYRYRNLGGTAEPEALREKGESINSKWASYLPWSIKSGLSYKVNENNNLFVNAGYFTRAPYFRSVFFKYNSEINTGAKYEKVLTGEIGYGFRNENLKIDFNAYYTKWLDKGITRTLSNNEVANITGLNARHMGIELEATYNPFKTLELRGMLSLGDWIWSDDVDASIFDSSQTKIADIKAFIKGVHVGNSAQFTASLGANWEVFEGFKLNLNTNYFGKNYADFDPVNRTKESDKVDAWQLPNYMLVDLGASYKFKVGSLGATLYMNVDNLFDTEYIADARDGVRHDQNTALVYYGFGRTWATGLRINF
- a CDS encoding DNA alkylation repair protein, translating into MTDPRVRQILSDLNASAEEKKALFDRRLKISRDPDTVMGIRIPLVRSAIKPLSKIMSFREAVAEIYPLALKRFEYKLLFAGVAAEKVSNEEEIRELYDRLFDCVDGWGASDFFLGVIETVCKKHEVGAEIFREYVSLHKDNPDPFARRLTIVPLIRLIPGGYLPLSFALEHLESMQDDEDYYVSMGIAWTIVSLYPHHAQAISDFLSSKITNTQVQRFTQRKLRESRKGISLNA
- a CDS encoding PaaI family thioesterase — encoded protein: MDKKAFQEYYPSEFSHCFGCGWGNEHGLHVKSYWCDEDAGETIAYFRPEEHHTGGFPGNVYGGLIAAILDCHGNGTAAAAGYKHVGREMGTLPALRYVTANLNVNYRLPTPIGVELELRGKVLEVTDRKVSMALSVWANGQETVSATMVSVLLPVTPR
- a CDS encoding peptidase U32 family protein, giving the protein MKGYNRNEFEIMAPVGSYDALYAAIQGGADSVYFGIQGLNMRARSSKSFTTEDLKKIVEICEPKGIKTYLTVNTIIYDSDMSLLHQIVDSAKEAGVSAIIASDIAAMSYAYDRGVEVHLSTQLNITNVEALKFYARFADVVVLARELNLDQVEHIYRAIQTEQIRGPHGELVRIEMFSHGALCMAVSGKCYISLHEMNSSANRGACNQICRRGFTVKDKETDVEMDVENQYIMSPKDLKTIHFMNKMMDAGVRVFKIEGRARGPEYVRTVCECYNEAIDAYINDDYTQERIDDWDQRLMKVFNRGFWDGYYLGQRLGEWTHKYGSSATRVKVNVGKVVKFFSNISVAEFELESGYIDAGEELMVSGPTTGAVFLGSDDMRIDDKAREKVLKGDKFSCLVPEKVRPGDRLYVMREVEERKKY